Genomic window (Paenibacillus sp. 37):
CTTAACATGAAAAGCGACACAACCGGCTTGCTTATTAGGGGCATCCGTATAGTGATGATTTGGGAGGAAGAGTTGAGGGTCCGTTCCATATAAAGGAAAGTTATTGATCCACGCCGAATACGTACTCAGGTGATAAATGATGATAACTATTTGTGTGCTCCAAGTTCCAGAAGTATTGCCCGAGGCGAACTGGAACCAATTGCTGTCGCAAGTTTCTGGCGAGCGACGTGCCCAGGCTTCGCGTTTTTTGCGTCAGGCTGACGCGTATCGCTCCGTGCTGGGAGAGATATTGACTCGTGTGACTTTGAGCAAGTTGACTGGACTGAGACATGCTGAGCTTTCTTTTACCCATAACTCCTATGGCAAACCTTCGCTCATTCACCATTCGGATGTACCATTCAACGTCTCCCATTCTGGTGATTGGATTGCGCTAATCTCTGGCGGTACAGATGAACTGGGCGTAGATGTGGAAAAAATAGCTCCAATTGACATGCAGATTGCTGAGCGTTTCTTCTCTCCTAAGGAGAGCCAGTTCTTGGCTGCCGAGCCTGACGACCGGCGGCTGGAGACCTTCTACCGTCTATGGACGCTGAAGGAAAGTTATATCAAGGCAGTCGGTATGGGCTTGTCCATACCGCTGGACTCCTTCGCCATCCTACCTAATGAACGGAAGGAATGGCATTGCAAACAGGCCGGGACATATCTCTTTCTCAGTCAGCGACTGGATGATGGACATATGCTTGCGGCATGTTCTGCTGGGGGAGAGCTGCCGAGCAAGACGGAGATTGTAACCTTGGAGGATCTGTATAAAGAGTTAGTATAGAGTGGTGCTGGGCCTCAACGAGTTTGGATCAGCTGAGTTTTGTAAGAGGTTAACATCGAACATGCCCTGGCTAATGTTAATCAAAAAAGCTAACGACGTGAGTATCACGCGTTAGCTTTTTAGCTTTAAATCCACACTCCGTTTACGTCTCTGACGTATGGATAGAACTAGTCCCGGCTCCGCAATTTTCCAAGCAGACGGATGATCTCAATGTACAACCATACCAGTGTAACCATCAATCCAAATGCACCGTACCACTCCATGTACTTGGGTGCCCCACGTTCAGCACCACCCTCGATGAAATCGAAATCAAGGACCAGATTGAGGGCAGCCACAATGACGATAACGACCGAAATACCAATGCCGATCAAGCTGTTATCATGCAGATAAGGAATCGAAATTCCGAAGAAACTCAGTACAAAGCTCAGCAGATACATGATCATGATACCGCCGGTTGCAGCCACTACCCCAAGCTTGAAGTTCTCCGTAGCTTTGATCAATCTGGTTTTGTATGCCACCAGCAGAGCGATGAATACAGCCATGGTCAGCAGGGCCGCCTGCAAGGTAATTCCGTTATACAGGGACTCATAGGTTGCAGAGAGTGCTCCAAGGAACAGGCCTTCTGCCACGGCATAGACAGGTACGAGATAAGGTGCCGCTACGGGTTTGAACGAAATCACAAGTGCCAGAATGAAACCAACAATTAATCCGCCATAAGCAAGC
Coding sequences:
- a CDS encoding Bax inhibitor-1/YccA family protein translates to MIGRSGNPTLKDSTFENRGYGEDRYQNYMTINGTVNKAFITLVILLGSAFATWMMFFNGQQVMPLAYGGLIVGFILALVISFKPVAAPYLVPVYAVAEGLFLGALSATYESLYNGITLQAALLTMAVFIALLVAYKTRLIKATENFKLGVVAATGGIMIMYLLSFVLSFFGISIPYLHDNSLIGIGISVVIVIVAALNLVLDFDFIEGGAERGAPKYMEWYGAFGLMVTLVWLYIEIIRLLGKLRSRD
- a CDS encoding 4'-phosphopantetheinyl transferase family protein — protein: MMITICVLQVPEVLPEANWNQLLSQVSGERRAQASRFLRQADAYRSVLGEILTRVTLSKLTGLRHAELSFTHNSYGKPSLIHHSDVPFNVSHSGDWIALISGGTDELGVDVEKIAPIDMQIAERFFSPKESQFLAAEPDDRRLETFYRLWTLKESYIKAVGMGLSIPLDSFAILPNERKEWHCKQAGTYLFLSQRLDDGHMLAACSAGGELPSKTEIVTLEDLYKELV